In Cellvibrio polysaccharolyticus, a genomic segment contains:
- a CDS encoding YheU family protein codes for MTDFAPYFCVETAVIIPFEQLSSDALQGLIEDFVTRDGTDYGMEEIPLDERVERVRRQLKQGTVVIVFDTATESVTLLTRQDYDQLTRHGI; via the coding sequence ATGACAGACTTTGCGCCGTATTTTTGTGTGGAAACCGCCGTGATAATTCCTTTTGAACAATTGTCTTCAGATGCCCTGCAAGGCCTGATTGAAGATTTTGTAACCCGTGATGGCACCGACTACGGCATGGAAGAAATCCCGCTCGATGAACGCGTTGAGCGGGTAAGGCGCCAGTTGAAGCAAGGCACAGTGGTGATTGTGTTTGATACGGCAACAGAGTCGGTAACCTTGCTCACCCGTCAGGACTACGACCAGCTCACCCGTCATGGCATTTGA
- the rlmM gene encoding 23S rRNA (cytidine(2498)-2'-O)-methyltransferase RlmM yields MNHLFLHCRPGFEKECAAEITDLANDAGFFGYSKTRDNAAFVEFITHEPDGALQLIQQLPFRQMIFTRQWFAGPGRVTDLPVTDRLTPLLAVVESFPPAGALIVETPDTNDGKELGALGKKFAVPFTKALQTRKKLINRSAWQLHLVFLSGTEACVGVSPVANSSQWVMGIPRLRMPSSAPSRATLKLEEAWHHFVPAQEWDDRLALSMKAVDLGAAPGGWTWQLVKRGMFVDAIDNGPMDKALMDSGQVNHILADGFVYEPKKPVDWLVCDIVDKPARVAGMISRWVTKGWCREVVFNLKLPMKQRYAEVKKCEERLMAEMESAGIRATINFKQLYHDREEVTGHLRVLSPSRFGQ; encoded by the coding sequence GTGAACCATTTATTTTTACATTGCCGTCCCGGATTTGAAAAAGAATGCGCGGCTGAAATTACCGACCTGGCCAACGATGCCGGATTTTTTGGTTACAGCAAAACCCGCGATAACGCCGCTTTTGTTGAGTTTATTACACATGAGCCGGACGGCGCCTTGCAATTGATACAACAATTGCCGTTCCGGCAGATGATTTTTACCCGGCAGTGGTTTGCTGGCCCCGGGCGTGTCACTGACTTGCCAGTGACGGATCGCCTTACGCCGTTACTGGCCGTCGTTGAAAGTTTTCCGCCGGCGGGCGCATTGATTGTAGAAACGCCGGATACCAATGACGGAAAAGAACTGGGTGCGCTGGGTAAAAAATTTGCGGTGCCTTTCACCAAAGCGTTACAGACGCGCAAAAAATTGATTAATCGCTCTGCCTGGCAATTGCATCTGGTTTTTTTGTCGGGTACAGAAGCTTGTGTGGGGGTGAGCCCTGTTGCCAATAGTTCACAATGGGTGATGGGCATTCCGCGTTTGCGTATGCCTTCCAGTGCTCCCAGCCGTGCCACGCTCAAACTGGAAGAAGCCTGGCATCACTTTGTGCCGGCACAGGAGTGGGACGATCGTCTGGCGCTGAGCATGAAGGCAGTCGATCTGGGGGCAGCACCCGGCGGTTGGACCTGGCAATTGGTAAAGCGGGGCATGTTTGTAGACGCTATTGATAATGGCCCTATGGATAAAGCCTTGATGGACAGCGGACAGGTGAATCACATACTGGCGGACGGTTTTGTTTATGAGCCGAAAAAACCGGTAGATTGGCTGGTGTGCGATATCGTCGACAAACCGGCTCGGGTCGCGGGGATGATTTCGCGTTGGGTTACCAAAGGTTGGTGCCGCGAGGTGGTGTTCAACCTGAAGTTGCCGATGAAACAGCGTTATGCAGAAGTTAAAAAGTGCGAAGAGCGGTTGATGGCAGAGATGGAATCGGCAGGCATTCGTGCGACCATCAACTTCAAGCAGTTGTACCATGACCGCGAAGAAGTTACCGGACATTTGCGCGTGCTGTCGCCTTCACGCTTCGGCCAGTGA
- the fldB gene encoding flavodoxin FldB: MSHAQIGLFYGSSTCYTEMAAEKIRAVLGEARTDIFNITDTPVVSAEFYDYLIFGIPTWDYGELQEDWEEIWDELDEVNFKGRKVAIFGLGDQVGYPEWFLDAMGYLHSKLLNLGAIPCGYWPAAGYQFEESKALTADKSCFVGLALDEENEFALSEDRIQEWCQQVLQEFGL; encoded by the coding sequence ATGAGCCATGCACAAATCGGCCTGTTTTATGGCAGCTCCACCTGCTACACCGAAATGGCCGCTGAAAAAATACGCGCTGTGCTGGGTGAAGCCCGTACCGATATTTTCAACATTACCGACACCCCGGTTGTCAGCGCTGAATTCTACGATTACCTGATTTTTGGCATTCCCACCTGGGACTACGGCGAATTACAGGAAGATTGGGAAGAAATCTGGGATGAGCTGGATGAGGTCAATTTCAAAGGTCGAAAAGTGGCTATTTTCGGCCTTGGTGATCAGGTGGGTTACCCGGAATGGTTTCTCGATGCCATGGGCTACTTGCACAGCAAACTGCTTAACCTCGGCGCCATTCCGTGCGGATACTGGCCAGCAGCCGGTTACCAGTTCGAAGAATCCAAAGCACTGACAGCCGATAAAAGCTGTTTTGTCGGCCTGGCACTGGATGAAGAAAATGAATTCGCGCTGAGCGAAGACCGCATCCAGGAATGGTGCCAGCAAGTGCTGCAGGAATTCGGTTTATAA
- the msrB gene encoding peptide-methionine (R)-S-oxide reductase MsrB, which yields MSDQEKFGDEYWRRTLTPEQYRICRQKGTEAPFTGEYWQVFADGIYRCRCCGEPLFDADTKFDAGCGWPSFSAPIAEENIQEEFDSSYGMRRTEVLCKKCGGHLGHVFPDGPAPTGLRYCINSASVVLKDKPAS from the coding sequence ATGTCTGATCAAGAAAAGTTTGGCGATGAATACTGGCGTCGCACGCTGACGCCAGAGCAATATCGCATCTGTCGCCAGAAGGGCACAGAAGCGCCTTTTACCGGAGAATACTGGCAGGTTTTTGCCGATGGTATTTACCGCTGCCGCTGTTGTGGCGAGCCATTATTTGATGCCGATACCAAATTTGATGCGGGCTGCGGATGGCCAAGTTTTTCCGCGCCGATTGCAGAAGAAAATATTCAGGAAGAATTTGATAGCAGTTACGGTATGCGCCGCACCGAGGTGTTATGCAAAAAATGTGGTGGTCATCTGGGGCATGTCTTTCCCGATGGGCCAGCTCCCACAGGGTTGCGATATTGCATCAATTCGGCATCCGTTGTTTTGAAAGACAAGCCGGCGTCCTGA
- a CDS encoding pyridoxal phosphate-dependent aminotransferase, whose amino-acid sequence MNTIKKSDKLAGVCYDIRGPVLQHAYRLEEEGQRILKLNIGNPAPFGFAAPDEIIQDVIRNLPDAEGYTASRGLFAARKAIMQECQRLQIPGVDINDIFLGNGASELIVMAMQALLNDSDEILVPAPDYPLWTAAVNLAGGKAVHYLCDEEADWFPDIADIEKKITSNTRGIVVINPNNPTGAVYSQALLEQIVEVARRHNLIIFSDEIYSKILYDDAEFVPMARLAQDVLCVSFNGLSKAYRLAGFRSGWMVISGAKHYAKSYIEGIEMLSSMRLCANVPAMYAVQTALGGYQSINELIVKGGRLREQRDAAVDAIAQLPGVSCVKPKGAMYLFPKIDLNRHKIKNDEQMVLDFLIQEKILLVQGSAFNWPNCDHFRIVFLPRKDDLTRAIERLGYFLERYTQA is encoded by the coding sequence ATGAACACCATTAAGAAATCCGACAAGCTTGCCGGTGTTTGCTATGACATTCGCGGCCCGGTTCTCCAGCATGCTTACCGTCTTGAAGAAGAAGGTCAACGCATCCTGAAACTTAATATTGGTAACCCTGCGCCCTTCGGTTTTGCCGCCCCCGACGAAATTATCCAGGACGTGATTCGCAACCTTCCCGATGCCGAAGGTTATACCGCGTCACGCGGCCTGTTTGCTGCCCGTAAAGCCATTATGCAGGAATGCCAGCGCCTGCAAATCCCCGGCGTGGATATTAACGATATTTTTCTGGGCAATGGCGCCAGCGAACTGATCGTCATGGCCATGCAAGCGCTGCTCAACGACAGCGACGAAATTCTCGTGCCTGCGCCCGACTACCCGCTGTGGACTGCCGCGGTAAATCTGGCCGGCGGCAAAGCCGTTCACTATCTGTGTGATGAAGAGGCAGATTGGTTCCCGGACATTGCCGATATTGAGAAAAAGATCACCAGCAATACCCGCGGTATTGTGGTTATCAACCCCAACAACCCGACCGGTGCGGTTTACAGCCAGGCATTACTGGAGCAAATCGTAGAGGTGGCGCGCCGCCACAACCTGATTATTTTCTCTGACGAAATTTACAGCAAAATTTTGTATGACGACGCCGAGTTCGTACCCATGGCCCGGCTCGCTCAGGACGTGCTGTGTGTCAGTTTCAACGGCCTGTCCAAAGCCTATCGGCTGGCGGGTTTCCGTTCCGGCTGGATGGTGATCAGCGGAGCCAAGCATTATGCAAAAAGCTACATTGAAGGCATCGAAATGCTGTCGTCCATGCGGCTGTGTGCCAACGTGCCAGCCATGTATGCGGTGCAAACGGCATTGGGCGGCTACCAGAGCATCAACGAGCTGATTGTGAAAGGTGGCCGTTTGCGCGAGCAGCGCGATGCCGCTGTGGACGCAATTGCCCAGTTGCCTGGCGTTTCCTGCGTCAAGCCGAAAGGCGCTATGTATCTGTTTCCGAAAATTGATCTTAACCGCCACAAAATCAAAAATGACGAGCAAATGGTGCTCGACTTTCTGATTCAGGAAAAAATCCTGCTGGTTCAGGGCTCAGCGTTTAACTGGCCGAATTGCGATCACTTCCGGATTGTTTTCCTGCCGAGGAAAGATGACCTGACGCGCGCGATTGAACGCCTGGGTTACTTCCTTGAACGCTATACTCAAGCCTGA
- a CDS encoding 4-phosphoerythronate dehydrogenase, whose protein sequence is MKIVADENIPLVDAFFEGVGQVVKRPGRQLSAADVNAADALLVRSVTLVNATLLANAPSVSFVGTCTIGIDHLDTDYFQENHITWSSAPGCNALSVVEYVYAALCHLDVNWQGKKFGIIGCGNVGGLLYRRLKAQGMDCYCYDPLLTAEQNPDLYDLDTVLSCDIISMHTPLTKTGAHPSFHLIGAAQLARLKPGTVLLNCGRGPVIDNQALLEFLQQPNDVRVVLDVWEPEPVICRALQEKVKIGTPHIAGYSYDGKLNGTEMIYQALCRHLKKDPEVTLKQLVPPLADNRRVFADGDSWAALKQLIASIYNIAADDAAMRALAQTAGADDEVFGRGFDNLRKQYPVRREFHNYLVECPDNSHVVSWLNSLGFNTVTRESK, encoded by the coding sequence ATGAAAATTGTTGCCGATGAAAATATCCCGCTGGTGGATGCGTTTTTTGAAGGAGTGGGGCAGGTAGTGAAACGTCCTGGGCGCCAGCTCTCGGCGGCGGATGTCAACGCTGCTGATGCGCTGCTGGTGCGCTCGGTTACACTCGTCAACGCTACCTTGTTGGCGAATGCGCCCTCGGTTTCTTTTGTTGGTACTTGCACCATCGGCATTGATCATCTGGATACCGATTATTTTCAGGAGAACCATATTACCTGGTCCAGTGCGCCTGGCTGCAATGCCTTGTCCGTGGTGGAATATGTTTACGCGGCTTTATGTCATCTTGATGTGAATTGGCAGGGTAAGAAGTTTGGCATTATCGGTTGCGGCAATGTGGGCGGTCTTTTATATCGCCGCTTGAAAGCGCAGGGGATGGATTGCTATTGCTACGATCCTTTATTGACCGCAGAACAAAACCCGGATTTATATGATCTGGACACGGTATTGTCCTGCGACATCATCAGTATGCACACGCCTTTGACCAAAACCGGTGCGCATCCCAGTTTTCATTTGATCGGTGCAGCGCAGCTGGCGCGCTTGAAACCCGGTACGGTTTTGCTGAACTGTGGCCGCGGCCCGGTGATTGATAACCAGGCGCTGCTGGAATTTTTGCAACAACCTAATGACGTGCGTGTAGTGCTCGATGTGTGGGAGCCGGAACCGGTTATCTGCCGTGCGCTGCAGGAAAAAGTGAAAATTGGCACACCGCATATTGCCGGCTACAGTTACGACGGCAAACTGAACGGCACCGAGATGATTTATCAGGCGCTGTGTCGTCACCTGAAAAAAGATCCGGAAGTCACGCTCAAGCAGCTGGTTCCTCCGTTGGCCGATAACCGCCGGGTATTTGCCGACGGTGATAGCTGGGCAGCGCTGAAACAATTAATTGCCAGTATTTACAACATTGCCGCTGATGACGCCGCCATGCGTGCACTTGCTCAAACAGCGGGTGCGGATGATGAGGTGTTTGGTCGCGGGTTTGATAATTTGCGCAAGCAATACCCGGTACGCCGTGAATTCCATAATTACCTTGTTGAATGCCCGGACAACTCGCACGTTGTGTCCTGGTTGAACTCGCTGGGTTTTAACACCGTCACCCGCGAGAGCAAGTAG
- a CDS encoding class I SAM-dependent methyltransferase, producing the protein MSRQVIIDQVQAFLAAQNPADPQVDSRRLFHGRGQCFAGLEFICVDYFQPVILMTCFREPPAGFVEALSNGLQPLVQPGLFDTLVVQHRYQQGAPADVLFGELPGQPLANRQGLQFLLSLSSRQNTGFFLDMEPGRAWLAQHAHGKRILNLFAYTCAFSVVAVAAGASRVVNVDMSRSALETGRRNHQVNDLPGERSEFMTENILKSWGRIRRKGPYDLVIIDPPSYQPGSFVALKDYVRVIRRIPELMPDGGLVLACLNAPEVGTAFLESAFAEACPGSELITRLEPSADFPDVDAEQQLKLLVFQYQPLPISSAADEPELSAPLLQ; encoded by the coding sequence ATGAGCAGGCAAGTTATTATTGATCAGGTGCAGGCATTTCTCGCAGCACAAAACCCTGCCGATCCTCAGGTTGATAGCCGCCGTTTATTCCACGGTCGCGGGCAGTGTTTTGCGGGTCTTGAATTTATCTGTGTGGATTATTTTCAACCGGTCATTTTAATGACCTGTTTTCGCGAGCCACCGGCAGGGTTTGTTGAAGCGCTGAGCAATGGGCTGCAACCGCTGGTGCAGCCGGGCTTGTTCGATACCCTGGTGGTACAACATCGCTATCAGCAAGGCGCGCCCGCTGACGTTCTGTTTGGTGAACTGCCCGGGCAACCGCTGGCAAACCGCCAGGGGCTGCAATTTTTACTGTCGCTGTCGTCCCGACAAAACACCGGCTTTTTTCTCGATATGGAGCCGGGCAGGGCGTGGCTGGCGCAACATGCGCACGGTAAGCGAATTCTTAATTTATTTGCCTACACCTGTGCTTTTTCCGTAGTTGCGGTGGCCGCCGGTGCCAGCCGGGTGGTCAATGTGGACATGAGCCGCAGCGCCCTGGAAACCGGCCGACGCAATCATCAGGTCAACGATCTGCCGGGTGAGCGCAGTGAGTTTATGACTGAAAACATCCTCAAATCCTGGGGTCGTATTCGCCGTAAAGGGCCCTATGATCTGGTGATTATTGATCCGCCGTCTTACCAGCCGGGCAGTTTTGTAGCGCTGAAAGATTATGTGCGAGTGATTCGACGGATTCCCGAGCTGATGCCGGATGGCGGGTTGGTGCTGGCGTGTTTGAATGCGCCGGAAGTGGGCACGGCTTTTCTGGAATCGGCTTTTGCCGAGGCTTGTCCGGGCAGTGAGCTGATCACGCGCCTTGAACCTTCTGCGGATTTTCCGGACGTAGATGCCGAGCAACAACTGAAATTGCTGGTGTTTCAATACCAGCCTTTGCCGATCAGTTCAGCAGCGGATGAGCCAGAATTGTCTGCACCGCTTCTTCAATAA
- a CDS encoding DUF2721 domain-containing protein — protein MDMTITTPSLLFPAISLLLLAYTNRFVVLTNVIRQLSSSDDAISRDVVRRQIDNLRRRVQIIRAMQAFGVLSFVFCTLSMFALLLQWLMPGQWLFATSLILLVISLLCSFYEVHISTNAINIELEKFDQHRKTK, from the coding sequence ATGGATATGACCATTACCACCCCCAGCCTGTTGTTCCCGGCAATTTCCTTACTGTTATTGGCCTACACCAACCGTTTTGTGGTGTTAACCAATGTCATTCGTCAGCTCAGCAGTAGTGACGACGCCATTTCCCGGGATGTAGTACGGCGGCAGATCGATAACCTGCGCCGACGGGTGCAAATTATCCGCGCGATGCAGGCTTTTGGCGTGCTCTCGTTTGTGTTTTGTACCTTGTCGATGTTTGCCCTGTTGCTGCAATGGTTAATGCCGGGCCAGTGGTTATTTGCCACCAGTTTGATTTTGCTGGTGATCTCCCTGTTGTGTTCGTTTTACGAGGTTCACATTTCTACCAATGCGATCAATATCGAATTGGAAAAATTTGACCAGCACCGCAAAACGAAATAA
- a CDS encoding flavodoxin domain-containing protein, whose translation MMTSIQIFTGTMSGTAEGVAEVVAQRLQALGYTAEVNLRPDAAALLRNPNEIILICTSNTGSGDLPDDIQPLYLELTRSYPAIAGRRYGCINLGDSCYTTFNEGGAALDAAFADLGAVRIGEPLVIDASEGEDPEALALAWLEEWVTLL comes from the coding sequence ATGATGACGTCAATACAGATTTTTACGGGCACTATGTCGGGCACCGCTGAAGGGGTTGCCGAGGTGGTCGCACAGCGACTGCAAGCGTTGGGATACACCGCCGAAGTCAATTTGCGCCCGGACGCTGCTGCCCTGCTGCGCAACCCGAACGAAATCATCCTTATTTGCACCTCCAACACCGGCTCCGGTGATTTGCCGGACGATATCCAGCCTTTATATCTTGAACTCACTCGCAGCTACCCCGCCATCGCTGGCCGCCGCTATGGGTGCATCAATCTGGGTGACAGCTGCTACACCACCTTCAATGAAGGCGGCGCAGCGCTGGATGCGGCATTTGCCGACTTGGGCGCGGTGCGCATTGGCGAACCGCTGGTGATTGATGCCTCCGAAGGTGAAGACCCGGAAGCGCTGGCGCTGGCATGGCTGGAAGAATGGGTGACACTGTTATGA
- the trmL gene encoding tRNA (uridine(34)/cytosine(34)/5-carboxymethylaminomethyluridine(34)-2'-O)-methyltransferase TrmL: protein MLNIVLFEPEIPPNTGNIIRLAANTGCQLHLIEPLGFEMDDKKLTRAGLDYAEWQTLSRHQNWDAFLESCRPQRLFALSTKGHKAHSDAAFVAGDYLVFGPETRGLPASIRESLPQDQVLRIPMQAGSRSMNLSNAVAVMVYEAWRQLGYPGSS, encoded by the coding sequence ATGTTAAATATCGTGCTATTTGAGCCGGAAATTCCTCCCAACACCGGCAATATCATCCGCCTCGCCGCCAATACCGGCTGTCAGCTGCATTTGATTGAACCGCTCGGTTTCGAGATGGATGACAAAAAACTCACCCGCGCCGGCCTCGATTATGCCGAATGGCAAACCCTGAGCCGCCATCAAAACTGGGACGCCTTTTTGGAAAGTTGCCGCCCGCAGCGACTTTTTGCGTTAAGCACCAAGGGCCACAAAGCCCATAGTGATGCAGCCTTTGTGGCCGGTGATTACCTGGTATTTGGCCCGGAAACCCGGGGCCTGCCGGCCAGCATTCGCGAGTCCTTACCGCAAGATCAGGTGTTGCGCATTCCCATGCAGGCGGGTAGCCGCAGTATGAACCTGTCCAACGCGGTAGCCGTCATGGTGTATGAGGCCTGGCGCCAACTCGGCTATCCGGGATCAAGCTAG
- the tusA gene encoding sulfurtransferase TusA: MSKSVDKTLDTSGLLCPEPVMMLHKAVREIQGGQVIEVIATDPSTTRDIPKFCTFLGHELLSQEEIGNTWVYRIRKKEG, encoded by the coding sequence ATGAGCAAATCCGTTGATAAAACCCTTGATACCTCCGGCCTGCTTTGCCCTGAGCCGGTGATGATGTTGCACAAAGCGGTGCGCGAGATTCAGGGCGGGCAAGTCATTGAAGTGATTGCCACTGACCCGTCCACCACCCGCGACATCCCCAAATTTTGCACCTTTCTTGGCCATGAACTGCTCAGTCAGGAAGAGATTGGCAATACCTGGGTTTATCGCATCCGGAAAAAAGAAGGGTGA
- the mnmC gene encoding bifunctional tRNA (5-methylaminomethyl-2-thiouridine)(34)-methyltransferase MnmD/FAD-dependent 5-carboxymethylaminomethyl-2-thiouridine(34) oxidoreductase MnmC, with translation MSDPTRPAELQWDEEGQPVSRQFGDVYFSKLNGLEETRHVFLQHNQLPERFGGLGAHDVFSIGETGFGSGLNFLAAWQLWRQTANPTARLHFISAEKYPLSPADLKKSLSLWPELSDLADNLIAQYPAFLHAGFHRVLFDEGKVQLTLMIGDAADMFCQLTSRQLHHQQAVIDAWFLDGFAPAKNPEMWTDALFAAILRLSGTATTAATFSAAGIVKRGLRGAGFKVKKVPGFGRKREMVKAVVAAPSAEPLASDVPVADLPPLPAEPGWSLTHQPETFSQRSALVIGGGLAGCHTAYALACRGWQVTLLERDPHIANGASGNLQGIVYARLSPKLETQALFNLSCLQYALRYYAPFWQDESIGSACGVLQLASDDNEQRWQDSLKPLFGNYPALVQFVDQQQASQLAGIALQHGGLHFPNAGWIAPQRLCELLTSHPNVRTLTSTNIIELSQYIDGWQARDSSGQLHQANVAIIANAHEASLFSQSQHLPMKSIRGQTTWLSATERTRGVQRVICAEGYFSPATGTPATHCAGATFSLNDDDREIRAEDHQHNLNNLNTLLGPEHRVESTQISGGRVCFRAATPDYLPMVGQLPQYDAFLHDYSLLRKDAKTEIATPGKYWPGLFVNVGHGSRGLAYTPLCAELLACQINNEPLPVDKQLARALHPGRFIIRNLMRKRV, from the coding sequence ATGTCAGACCCGACCCGACCAGCAGAGTTACAGTGGGATGAAGAAGGCCAACCGGTTTCCCGTCAATTTGGCGATGTTTACTTTTCCAAACTGAACGGGCTGGAAGAAACCCGCCACGTTTTTTTGCAGCACAACCAGTTGCCCGAGCGATTTGGCGGGCTGGGCGCGCATGACGTTTTCAGTATTGGTGAAACCGGCTTCGGCTCGGGCCTGAACTTTCTCGCCGCCTGGCAGCTATGGCGACAAACCGCCAACCCGACGGCGCGCCTGCACTTTATCAGCGCCGAAAAATACCCGCTCTCCCCGGCTGATTTGAAAAAAAGCCTCTCGCTGTGGCCGGAACTGAGCGACCTTGCCGACAACCTGATTGCGCAATACCCGGCCTTTTTACATGCCGGTTTTCACCGCGTGCTGTTTGACGAAGGCAAGGTTCAATTGACCTTGATGATCGGCGATGCCGCCGACATGTTTTGCCAGCTGACTAGCCGCCAGCTGCACCATCAGCAGGCGGTTATTGATGCCTGGTTTCTGGACGGTTTTGCCCCGGCAAAAAACCCGGAAATGTGGACCGACGCGCTTTTTGCCGCAATTCTACGGCTCAGCGGAACGGCTACCACTGCTGCCACCTTCAGCGCCGCCGGCATTGTGAAACGCGGTTTACGCGGCGCCGGTTTCAAGGTTAAAAAAGTGCCCGGCTTTGGCCGCAAACGTGAGATGGTCAAAGCGGTAGTTGCAGCGCCATCAGCGGAACCCCTTGCCAGTGATGTGCCCGTTGCCGATTTGCCGCCCTTGCCTGCCGAGCCAGGCTGGAGCCTCACCCATCAACCGGAAACCTTCAGCCAACGTAGCGCTCTGGTGATCGGTGGCGGGCTGGCCGGGTGCCATACGGCTTATGCGCTGGCCTGTCGCGGCTGGCAGGTTACTTTGCTGGAGCGCGACCCTCACATCGCCAACGGCGCTTCCGGCAATCTGCAAGGCATTGTTTACGCCCGTCTTTCCCCCAAATTGGAAACCCAGGCGTTATTTAATTTGAGTTGTCTGCAATATGCGCTGCGTTATTACGCGCCCTTTTGGCAGGACGAATCGATAGGCAGCGCCTGCGGTGTGCTGCAACTGGCCAGCGACGACAACGAACAACGCTGGCAAGACAGTCTGAAACCGCTGTTCGGTAATTACCCGGCGCTGGTGCAGTTTGTAGATCAACAGCAAGCCTCACAGCTTGCCGGCATCGCGCTGCAACATGGCGGCCTGCACTTTCCGAATGCTGGCTGGATAGCGCCACAACGGCTGTGTGAACTACTGACATCGCACCCGAACGTTCGCACGTTAACCTCCACCAATATCATTGAACTCAGCCAATATATTGATGGATGGCAAGCGCGGGATAGCAGCGGCCAGCTGCATCAGGCCAATGTCGCCATCATTGCCAATGCGCACGAAGCATCGCTCTTTTCGCAAAGTCAGCATCTACCCATGAAATCTATTCGCGGACAAACCACCTGGCTGTCAGCAACCGAACGCACCCGTGGCGTGCAGCGGGTGATTTGTGCCGAGGGTTATTTTTCTCCGGCAACCGGTACGCCAGCAACACATTGTGCCGGCGCAACCTTTTCACTCAATGACGACGACCGGGAAATTCGTGCGGAAGATCATCAACACAACCTTAATAACCTCAATACCTTATTGGGGCCAGAGCACCGGGTTGAGAGCACGCAGATAAGCGGTGGTCGTGTTTGCTTTCGCGCAGCTACCCCGGATTATTTGCCCATGGTCGGGCAGTTACCGCAATACGATGCCTTTCTGCATGACTATTCCCTGCTGCGCAAAGATGCAAAAACCGAAATAGCCACGCCCGGTAAATATTGGCCGGGGCTATTCGTCAATGTTGGCCACGGCTCGCGCGGGCTGGCTTACACGCCCTTGTGTGCAGAGCTGCTTGCCTGCCAGATCAACAACGAGCCCTTGCCGGTCGACAAGCAACTGGCTCGCGCCTTGCATCCTGGCCGCTTCATTATTCGCAACTTAATGCGAAAACGTGTTTAA
- a CDS encoding alpha/beta family hydrolase, translating to MAFELTNRCAAPIARFLFAHGAGAPCDSDFMNSLSDLLVARHIEVVRFEFAYMAQRRIDGIKRPPAREPVLTAQWQDMINRYRHTEPELPLFIGGKSMGGRMASLVADAAVVSGLICLGYPFHPQRKPDVLRVAHLAQLATPTLIVQGTRDALGNRDEVGDYRLSPAIRLHWLEDGDHDLAPRVKSGFTHQQHWVSAADAIEIFIREKLRNS from the coding sequence ATGGCATTTGAACTGACCAACCGCTGTGCCGCGCCGATAGCGCGCTTTCTCTTCGCCCATGGTGCCGGTGCGCCATGTGATAGTGACTTTATGAATAGCCTCAGCGATTTGCTGGTGGCGCGTCATATCGAGGTGGTTCGTTTTGAATTTGCCTACATGGCACAGCGGCGTATCGACGGCATTAAACGCCCGCCCGCCCGTGAGCCGGTATTAACGGCGCAATGGCAAGACATGATCAACCGCTATCGTCATACCGAACCGGAGCTACCTTTATTTATCGGGGGGAAATCCATGGGCGGACGTATGGCGAGTCTGGTCGCTGATGCGGCGGTTGTTAGCGGCCTGATTTGTCTGGGTTATCCTTTTCATCCGCAACGCAAGCCCGACGTGCTTCGCGTTGCGCATCTCGCGCAGCTGGCTACGCCAACCTTGATTGTGCAGGGCACGCGTGATGCGCTGGGTAATCGCGACGAGGTCGGTGATTACCGGTTATCGCCTGCCATCCGGTTACACTGGCTTGAAGATGGCGATCACGATCTGGCGCCGCGGGTAAAATCCGGTTTTACCCATCAACAACATTGGGTGTCTGCTGCTGACGCCATTGAAATATTTATTCGGGAAAAGTTGAGGAATTCGTGA